One Pyrococcus furiosus DSM 3638 genomic region harbors:
- a CDS encoding OsmC family protein, which translates to MVEYKDMTIKVVGERLSPTKMKVKAGDFEIMMDKVNGEAPSPIDYVLAALAGCINIVATLVAKDMGINIEDLTVEVEGVFNPGKLYGKGNERAGYKEIKVKIKVKSDADEETLKKWLEQVEARCPVSDNLANPTPLNIEVERY; encoded by the coding sequence ATGGTGGAGTACAAAGACATGACAATTAAAGTTGTCGGAGAAAGGCTTTCCCCAACTAAAATGAAGGTCAAAGCTGGAGACTTTGAGATAATGATGGATAAAGTTAATGGAGAAGCTCCAAGTCCAATCGATTATGTCCTTGCAGCTCTCGCTGGCTGTATTAACATTGTCGCAACTCTGGTAGCTAAGGACATGGGGATAAACATAGAAGACTTAACTGTGGAGGTAGAAGGTGTATTCAACCCAGGTAAGCTTTATGGTAAAGGAAACGAAAGGGCAGGATATAAGGAGATTAAAGTCAAAATTAAAGTAAAGAGTGACGCTGATGAAGAAACACTCAAAAAGTGGCTTGAACAAGTAGAGGCACGCTGTCCAGTTAGTGATAATCTAGCAAACCCAACTCCCCTAAATATTGAAGTTGAGAGGTATTAA
- a CDS encoding MoaD/ThiS family protein yields MKVKVKLYGELALKHGVEVEVEVKEGARVVDILRMLKISPSEHHLILNERKVSLDHQLKDGDVLKILPVVYGG; encoded by the coding sequence ATGAAAGTAAAGGTCAAGTTATATGGTGAACTCGCTTTAAAGCACGGAGTAGAGGTGGAAGTTGAGGTAAAAGAAGGTGCAAGAGTGGTAGACATTCTTAGGATGTTGAAGATATCTCCCTCAGAGCATCATTTGATCTTAAATGAAAGGAAAGTTTCGCTAGATCACCAGCTAAAAGATGGGGATGTACTGAAAATCCTTCCAGTAGTTTATGGTGGGTAG
- a CDS encoding SAP domain-containing protein has protein sequence MRPTLVDILETYFSKEELKTFLEEAGLKKSGTKRELAERLVNESNYDPAFLLSRLTKEDLLWILEEEFGLSFPRSTKKQELIDAILNEVEEIPEGYDRRQSYEMTHTRGNRNLEKAILKSLKIFKPYRFEKESELEGQLVVHLRNTIEGAEITPQKAGAKRGDAFVPDIVIENFAVEIKFFKRGTSRAEWDRSIGQAVRYYIDGKYDKVFLFVVDHAGIVPEEDIEKYEELLPWLKVIISKY, from the coding sequence ATGAGACCTACTCTTGTTGATATTTTAGAAACCTACTTTTCTAAAGAAGAACTCAAAACATTTCTTGAAGAAGCAGGACTTAAAAAATCAGGAACTAAACGTGAACTAGCTGAGAGATTAGTCAATGAGTCCAACTATGATCCCGCTTTTCTACTCTCAAGACTAACCAAAGAAGATCTATTATGGATCCTAGAAGAAGAATTCGGGTTAAGTTTTCCACGTTCTACTAAAAAACAAGAATTAATAGATGCAATTCTTAATGAAGTTGAAGAAATACCAGAAGGATACGATAGAAGGCAGAGCTATGAGATGACTCATACAAGAGGAAACAGAAATTTAGAAAAAGCTATACTAAAGTCTTTGAAAATCTTTAAGCCATACAGATTTGAAAAAGAATCAGAATTAGAAGGCCAACTTGTAGTACACCTCCGAAACACTATAGAAGGAGCTGAAATAACACCTCAAAAAGCAGGAGCAAAGCGTGGAGATGCCTTCGTTCCAGACATTGTAATTGAAAATTTTGCTGTGGAGATCAAATTTTTCAAAAGAGGAACTAGTAGAGCCGAGTGGGATAGGTCTATTGGACAGGCAGTTAGATATTATATAGACGGCAAATATGACAAGGTGTTCCTGTTTGTTGTAGATCACGCAGGAATAGTCCCAGAGGAAGACATTGAAAAATATGAAGAGCTTCTACCATGGTTAAAAGTTATAATATCCAAATACTAG
- a CDS encoding metallophosphoesterase: protein MRVKLLPERALLLGRNLIISDVHLGYEEVMVQKGDFIPSLLREIISKIKEIIAREKPKSLIVAGDLKHSFIPLKREFLEVSEFLRELTPLVDLVIVLGNHDTGLGWIKEKFGVEVVEEFELGKWKIAHGHKPFDFNRAIIGHEHPSIRLRDEVGAIIKVPVFLKSEDLIVLPAFSPWAYGNDISREVISPVLASHGVDNMEVIVPIENEVLNFGKYSELMKALQKLYVG from the coding sequence ATGAGAGTCAAATTGTTGCCAGAACGTGCTCTACTTCTTGGAAGGAACTTGATTATTTCTGACGTTCACTTGGGGTATGAGGAAGTGATGGTTCAGAAGGGAGATTTCATACCGAGCCTTCTTAGAGAGATTATATCAAAAATAAAGGAAATAATTGCAAGAGAAAAACCAAAGAGCTTAATTGTGGCTGGAGATCTAAAGCATTCTTTCATTCCCCTAAAAAGGGAATTTCTAGAAGTATCAGAGTTTTTAAGAGAGCTAACTCCCCTCGTTGATCTCGTCATTGTACTTGGAAATCATGACACGGGTTTAGGGTGGATTAAAGAGAAGTTTGGAGTTGAGGTAGTTGAGGAGTTTGAGCTGGGGAAATGGAAGATAGCTCATGGACATAAACCTTTTGACTTCAACAGGGCCATTATAGGACATGAGCATCCTTCAATAAGACTGAGGGATGAAGTTGGAGCCATTATTAAAGTACCTGTCTTTCTTAAGAGTGAAGATTTAATAGTTCTCCCGGCCTTTAGCCCCTGGGCTTATGGTAATGACATTTCCAGAGAAGTCATTTCTCCAGTTCTAGCTTCCCATGGAGTGGATAATATGGAAGTTATAGTGCCAATTGAAAATGAAGTATTGAATTTTGGAAAATATAGCGAACTGATGAAAGCTCTACAGAAATTATATGTGGGATAG
- a CDS encoding DUF357 domain-containing protein — translation MSEIKNVITVEKLEKYFKITREALEKLEIAVDERSHLYVVAKDFLTMAKSYFQDAEYYYKKGDYVTAFAALNYAHGFIDAGVRLGVFRGEDNRLFAFG, via the coding sequence ATGAGCGAGATAAAAAACGTGATCACTGTAGAAAAGCTTGAAAAGTATTTCAAAATAACAAGAGAAGCTTTAGAAAAACTAGAAATTGCTGTTGATGAAAGGAGTCACCTATATGTAGTGGCAAAAGACTTTTTAACGATGGCCAAAAGCTATTTCCAAGATGCCGAATACTACTACAAAAAGGGGGATTATGTAACTGCATTCGCCGCTTTGAATTACGCCCATGGGTTTATAGATGCTGGAGTGAGACTGGGTGTTTTTAGAGGAGAGGACAACAGGCTATTTGCATTTGGGTGA
- a CDS encoding DUF555 domain-containing protein encodes MGDYIVVLEAPIVVKDVESVEEAIEKAVNKVVSALEREKLDFVRVELGYSQCPVCGAHFESAFVVGNVGLVGIYLTLKVFNAQSLEHAERIAKAVVGKALKKVPLKLFEIKELHNGREGGGITFEEEYQG; translated from the coding sequence ATGGGAGATTACATAGTGGTGTTAGAAGCACCAATTGTTGTGAAGGATGTTGAGAGTGTTGAAGAGGCAATAGAAAAGGCTGTGAATAAAGTCGTGAGCGCTTTGGAGAGAGAAAAGCTAGATTTTGTAAGGGTGGAGTTAGGCTATTCCCAATGCCCCGTTTGTGGAGCCCACTTCGAGAGTGCGTTTGTTGTGGGCAATGTAGGGCTTGTGGGAATATATCTGACTCTCAAGGTGTTCAATGCGCAAAGCCTTGAGCATGCAGAGAGAATAGCCAAGGCTGTTGTTGGTAAGGCCTTAAAGAAAGTTCCCTTAAAGTTATTTGAAATTAAAGAGCTCCACAACGGAAGGGAGGGAGGAGGAATAACCTTTGAAGAAGAGTATCAAGGGTAA
- a CDS encoding tRNA 4-thiouridine(8) synthase ThiI, whose translation MNSIIVRYGEMGTKSRQTRKWFERILVNNISEALVSEGIEYKEVFSKHGRVIVRLNEVEKAKEVLPRVFGIVSISPAMEVEASLDKINKTALKLFRKKKRELGIEKPKFRVTARRITKEFPLNSIELQAKVGEFILESEDGEVDLTNYDIEVGIELMEGKAYIYTEKIYGWGGLPIGTQGKMVGILDSIEAGVAIFLMMKRGVEVIPVYVEGQGDEDLVRTLWRNLKKYSYGAKVRFTVVKNFESINDIIRHFGAKGVIRGIRKEVIDREIEEIIRRDAELFIVPVYYPVIAIPDEIFEKVRNAIYP comes from the coding sequence ATGAACTCTATTATAGTTCGATATGGGGAGATGGGAACAAAATCAAGGCAAACTAGAAAATGGTTTGAGAGAATACTTGTGAACAACATTAGTGAGGCCCTAGTAAGTGAGGGAATTGAATACAAAGAAGTATTCTCGAAGCATGGGAGGGTTATTGTTAGGCTAAACGAGGTTGAGAAAGCAAAAGAAGTTCTTCCCAGGGTTTTTGGAATAGTATCCATTTCACCAGCTATGGAGGTTGAAGCTTCTCTGGATAAGATTAACAAAACAGCTCTAAAGTTATTTAGAAAGAAAAAGAGAGAGCTTGGAATTGAGAAGCCTAAATTTAGAGTCACTGCTAGGCGAATAACAAAGGAGTTTCCACTAAATAGTATTGAACTTCAGGCAAAGGTTGGTGAATTTATTTTGGAATCTGAAGATGGAGAGGTAGATTTGACCAATTATGACATTGAGGTGGGAATTGAACTAATGGAGGGGAAGGCATACATCTACACCGAAAAAATCTATGGATGGGGAGGTTTGCCTATAGGAACCCAGGGTAAGATGGTGGGAATTTTGGATAGTATTGAGGCCGGAGTGGCGATATTCTTAATGATGAAGAGGGGAGTCGAAGTTATTCCCGTTTATGTAGAAGGCCAAGGCGATGAAGATCTTGTGAGAACCCTTTGGAGAAATCTCAAAAAGTACAGCTACGGAGCTAAGGTAAGATTCACTGTTGTAAAAAATTTCGAAAGTATTAACGATATCATTAGACATTTTGGGGCAAAAGGAGTCATTAGAGGAATTAGAAAAGAAGTAATTGACAGAGAGATAGAAGAGATAATCAGGAGAGATGCAGAACTTTTCATTGTTCCAGTGTATTATCCAGTAATTGCAATCCCTGACGAAATATTTGAGAAAGTTAGAAATGCAATTTACCCTTGA
- a CDS encoding TIGR00703 family protein has protein sequence MLEGYYIIENPGVVPSERRFRMKDLKAWGYDLHLGTIEGERAYFVSRTGEREEGETYSLQGKTYHIEKTEKEIPENARLLARIVIERGQPYLEFWLEEEDTVYPLAKEDPRIILKRLWEKEKLNQLLKHVRAVGLTTDFYKDTVFIKSIPLPYEEYPPKVRRVLREVRDIHRDIMGFGRFVFQYFGEENKTHNYRLHWTLPTLHLFDVEIANEIDKVLGMLD, from the coding sequence ATGTTGGAAGGATATTACATTATTGAAAACCCAGGAGTAGTGCCCTCGGAAAGAAGGTTTAGAATGAAAGACCTAAAGGCTTGGGGATATGATTTACACCTCGGAACAATTGAAGGAGAAAGAGCATATTTTGTTTCTAGAACAGGAGAAAGAGAAGAGGGTGAAACATACTCACTGCAAGGAAAAACTTATCATATTGAAAAAACAGAAAAAGAAATTCCTGAAAATGCAAGATTGCTTGCAAGGATTGTAATTGAAAGAGGACAACCTTATTTAGAGTTCTGGCTGGAAGAAGAAGATACAGTATATCCACTAGCAAAGGAAGACCCAAGAATAATCTTAAAGAGATTATGGGAAAAGGAAAAGCTAAACCAACTTTTAAAACATGTGAGGGCCGTAGGACTTACAACGGACTTTTACAAGGATACTGTCTTCATAAAGTCCATACCCCTGCCATACGAGGAATACCCACCCAAAGTGAGGAGGGTTCTCAGAGAAGTAAGAGATATCCACAGAGATATCATGGGGTTTGGAAGATTTGTATTCCAGTACTTTGGAGAAGAAAATAAAACTCACAACTATCGCCTTCACTGGACGCTTCCTACTCTTCACCTGTTTGATGTAGAAATTGCCAACGAAATTGACAAGGTCCTTGGGATGCTTGACTAA
- a CDS encoding PHP domain-containing protein, with product MDLHTHTIYSDGIGSVIDNVNMAEIRGLRLLGISDHIHFFTPSKFLKYVNEVRSIGREAEIPVLVGIEANITENGPDVTEDFAKHLDYVIASVHDWFGEGEVYRYIERIKLALMDENVTIIGHFGNVFPWIGYPTEEQIKEVLDVAEEYGKAFEISSRYRVPDLEFVKMCIKRGIKLVFASDAHRPEDVGRVDWSIKVFEKAGGKKEDLLFSEMI from the coding sequence ATGGACTTACACACTCACACAATTTATTCAGATGGAATCGGGAGTGTAATTGATAATGTAAACATGGCTGAAATTAGGGGGTTAAGACTTCTTGGAATATCTGATCATATTCACTTCTTTACTCCCTCAAAGTTCCTTAAATATGTTAACGAAGTGCGCTCCATAGGGAGGGAGGCGGAAATACCAGTTCTTGTGGGAATTGAGGCAAACATTACTGAAAATGGACCTGATGTAACTGAAGACTTTGCTAAGCATTTAGACTACGTTATTGCAAGTGTTCATGATTGGTTTGGAGAGGGGGAAGTATACAGGTACATTGAAAGGATAAAGTTGGCTCTTATGGACGAAAATGTAACAATAATTGGCCATTTTGGCAATGTTTTTCCTTGGATAGGCTACCCTACTGAAGAACAAATTAAAGAAGTTTTAGACGTGGCAGAGGAATATGGGAAAGCTTTTGAGATAAGCTCAAGGTATAGGGTTCCTGACTTAGAGTTTGTAAAAATGTGTATAAAAAGAGGAATAAAACTTGTTTTTGCTAGTGATGCTCATAGACCTGAAGACGTAGGAAGAGTAGACTGGAGCATTAAAGTCTTTGAAAAAGCAGGAGGGAAAAAAGAAGATTTGTTGTTCTCAGAGATGATCTAG
- a CDS encoding 30S ribosomal protein S17e has product MGKIRQGFIKRVARELVNKYPNEFTTDFEHNKKKVQELTNVTSKKIRNRIAGYVTKLVRMKMEGKIL; this is encoded by the coding sequence ATGGGGAAGATCAGGCAAGGTTTCATTAAGAGGGTAGCTAGAGAGCTAGTTAACAAGTATCCAAATGAATTCACAACTGATTTTGAGCACAACAAGAAGAAAGTTCAGGAATTAACTAACGTAACAAGCAAAAAGATAAGAAACAGGATAGCAGGTTACGTCACAAAGCTGGTAAGAATGAAAATGGAAGGAAAGATACTTTAG
- the gcvH gene encoding glycine cleavage system protein GcvH: MIEVGEYKIKEGLYYTKEHEWVQVLEDGTVLVGITDYAQKELGDLAYVELPEVGKVVEKGDVLCEVESVKAVSEVYAPVSGEVIEVNEELADSPEKINEDPYEAWIAKIKPKNLEEELKELMDAKAYAEYLKTL; this comes from the coding sequence ATGATTGAAGTTGGAGAATACAAAATTAAGGAAGGTTTGTACTATACAAAGGAGCATGAATGGGTTCAGGTCTTAGAAGACGGAACTGTTTTAGTTGGTATAACTGACTATGCTCAAAAAGAGTTAGGAGACCTGGCCTATGTTGAACTTCCCGAAGTGGGAAAGGTCGTAGAGAAGGGAGATGTCCTTTGTGAAGTTGAGAGCGTTAAAGCCGTTAGTGAAGTCTATGCTCCCGTAAGTGGGGAAGTAATAGAAGTGAATGAAGAACTTGCAGATAGTCCAGAGAAAATAAATGAAGATCCCTATGAAGCTTGGATAGCCAAGATTAAGCCAAAGAACTTAGAAGAAGAGCTTAAAGAGTTAATGGATGCAAAAGCCTACGCAGAATACTTAAAGACCCTCTAA
- a CDS encoding DUF2284 domain-containing protein translates to MKVLWIKEINAKDIKVSPRPVWKCRTCPMYGKRPSCPPHVPEWKEGKALVSSYEKALLVKFEIDTEHFENEKREVLRWLLNKEKELFREGYYYALALFPGNCNLCEECSFEKSRVCVAPHLVRPSIDAIGIELTSITDINFNERVLYGLILMY, encoded by the coding sequence ATGAAGGTGTTATGGATCAAAGAGATAAATGCCAAAGACATCAAAGTGTCACCAAGACCTGTTTGGAAATGCAGAACATGTCCAATGTATGGAAAGAGACCGAGTTGCCCCCCACATGTTCCTGAGTGGAAGGAGGGGAAAGCACTAGTTTCGAGCTATGAGAAAGCGTTATTAGTTAAGTTTGAAATTGATACAGAACACTTTGAAAACGAAAAGAGAGAAGTTCTTAGATGGCTGTTAAATAAGGAAAAAGAACTGTTTAGGGAGGGATACTACTATGCCCTGGCTTTATTTCCTGGGAATTGTAACCTTTGCGAAGAATGCTCATTTGAGAAGAGCAGAGTATGTGTAGCCCCCCATCTTGTTAGACCGAGCATCGATGCGATAGGTATTGAACTTACTTCAATTACAGATATCAATTTCAACGAAAGGGTACTATACGGGTTGATTCTCATGTACTAA
- a CDS encoding DUF996 domain-containing protein, with protein sequence MEMKDAKLYGGIGAILQLVGPFVPSIGFILALVGLVLVFLAVKTISEKSGDEGIFNNYLKAFIAQILGIIIFVGIIVATIGTAILKGGMGKLANPMEFMSLIGTILLGFIILWIFYTVAGYFKKKSYENSQYTGTDMFKTAGLLFFIGAILIILGIGVLIILIAEILEIVAFFSLPETSESAPVSA encoded by the coding sequence ATGGAAATGAAGGATGCAAAGCTATATGGTGGTATAGGAGCAATACTCCAACTGGTAGGCCCCTTTGTTCCCAGCATAGGGTTTATACTAGCTCTTGTTGGTTTAGTTCTAGTGTTTCTTGCGGTGAAGACAATTAGCGAAAAGAGTGGTGATGAAGGGATATTCAACAACTATCTTAAGGCATTTATAGCTCAGATCCTTGGAATTATCATATTCGTCGGAATAATTGTTGCTACTATCGGCACAGCGATTCTTAAGGGAGGAATGGGCAAGCTAGCAAATCCAATGGAATTTATGAGCCTAATTGGGACGATTCTACTTGGATTCATAATATTGTGGATCTTCTACACAGTGGCTGGATATTTCAAGAAGAAGTCCTACGAGAATAGCCAGTACACTGGAACTGATATGTTCAAAACTGCAGGTTTGCTGTTTTTCATTGGAGCAATACTAATTATACTAGGAATTGGTGTACTAATAATACTAATTGCAGAAATATTGGAGATTGTGGCATTCTTCTCACTACCCGAAACTTCAGAGAGTGCTCCTGTATCTGCTTAG
- a CDS encoding NOG1 family protein — protein sequence MRNPFERMPTILTADELIDKAFRRAEKAASSFMPRGDRVKKARQREELRIRTVSNVIRDYLKKVLERTPGLSTLPQFYQELVDVLVDRDTFHKAMAGIDWAIRMVRELEERYVERIRYSRDPEEMAQLRRQFYGRVASVLRDIDDRLRYLNKAREVLKDLPVIDLEVPTVVIAGHPNVGKSTLLKALTTAKPEIASYPFTTKGINVGQFEDGYFKYQVIDTPGLLDRPLSERNEIEKQAILALKHLGKLIIYIFDPSEYCGFPIEEQMHLFEEIYEEFKEFPFIVVLNKIDVAKEEQVKKVEEFLERKGLKPIKISALKGEGVEEIRQIIIEKLRPLAYEYAKKKIEEELSRYRSTL from the coding sequence ATGAGAAATCCATTTGAGAGAATGCCCACAATCCTTACTGCTGATGAATTAATTGACAAGGCATTTAGGCGAGCTGAGAAAGCGGCTTCATCTTTTATGCCCAGGGGAGATAGAGTTAAGAAAGCTAGGCAGAGGGAGGAGCTAAGAATCAGAACAGTTAGCAATGTAATAAGGGATTATTTAAAGAAGGTGCTAGAACGCACTCCAGGACTTTCTACCCTTCCGCAATTTTATCAGGAGTTAGTAGATGTTCTTGTAGACAGGGATACTTTTCACAAGGCAATGGCTGGAATAGATTGGGCAATTAGAATGGTTAGAGAGCTTGAAGAGAGATATGTTGAGAGAATCAGGTATTCAAGAGATCCAGAAGAAATGGCTCAACTTAGAAGGCAATTCTATGGAAGAGTTGCTAGTGTACTTAGAGACATAGATGACAGGCTTAGATACTTAAACAAGGCCAGAGAGGTACTGAAAGATCTTCCCGTTATAGACCTCGAAGTTCCTACGGTTGTTATAGCGGGCCACCCAAATGTGGGTAAGTCAACTCTCCTAAAGGCTTTAACTACAGCAAAGCCTGAAATTGCGAGCTATCCCTTCACAACAAAGGGAATAAACGTTGGCCAATTTGAAGATGGCTATTTTAAATATCAGGTAATTGACACTCCTGGGTTACTCGATAGGCCACTAAGTGAGAGAAACGAAATTGAAAAGCAGGCAATACTCGCCTTGAAACATCTCGGGAAGCTGATAATATACATCTTTGACCCAAGCGAATACTGTGGATTTCCAATAGAAGAGCAGATGCACTTGTTCGAGGAGATATACGAGGAGTTTAAGGAGTTCCCATTTATCGTCGTCTTAAACAAGATAGATGTTGCGAAAGAGGAGCAAGTAAAGAAAGTTGAAGAATTCTTAGAGAGAAAGGGATTAAAACCAATAAAGATCTCGGCCTTAAAGGGAGAAGGCGTGGAAGAGATAAGGCAAATAATTATAGAAAAGTTGAGACCCTTGGCTTATGAATATGCCAAAAAGAAAATTGAGGAGGAGCTAAGCAGATACAGGAGCACTCTCTGA
- a CDS encoding transglutaminase-like domain-containing protein: MKELDQILEKCAEEIDPLSHEIAERIRKLKNLPKDEMFLEYLRIIDFTSTTKIPWRKKNYILIILWKYGEKIERLLYSRLEHFGRANVPKRYFRLVDGKILSMLFLVFILFPAFTSHIWSFRLGYEEIQVGKEITFNENLCEYRTAWLYDFKASMVCTIKYGYGKVNIRLNSTNPMEAGVEVQRFISQIPYDYARLESGFSYIQTPRETIGRRIGVCSDFAILTAQVLLDNNVSPVYIIHTLFKGDITGGHATAALFINGTLWIFDWGSAPVTFSEYLDTIDRLWEVREVRVYRLTESSIVLDRVYKGEPESDAWRYVYTLTMLIGIFIIKRREWLWI, encoded by the coding sequence ATGAAGGAATTAGACCAAATCCTAGAAAAATGTGCTGAGGAAATTGATCCTTTGTCTCATGAGATAGCTGAAAGAATTAGAAAGCTTAAAAATCTCCCTAAAGATGAAATGTTTCTAGAATATCTTCGTATAATAGACTTTACTTCAACAACAAAGATTCCTTGGAGGAAAAAGAACTACATCTTAATTATTCTATGGAAATACGGGGAGAAAATTGAAAGGCTATTGTATTCCCGTTTGGAACATTTTGGAAGAGCCAATGTCCCAAAAAGGTATTTTCGATTAGTAGATGGAAAAATACTTAGCATGCTTTTTTTGGTGTTCATACTCTTCCCCGCTTTCACTTCCCATATTTGGAGTTTTAGATTAGGATATGAGGAAATACAAGTAGGAAAAGAAATTACGTTCAATGAGAACTTATGTGAATATAGGACAGCCTGGCTATATGACTTTAAGGCAAGCATGGTTTGTACCATAAAGTATGGCTACGGAAAGGTAAACATTAGGCTTAATTCAACAAATCCCATGGAAGCTGGAGTTGAAGTTCAAAGGTTTATCTCTCAAATTCCATATGACTATGCTAGGCTGGAAAGTGGATTCTCTTACATTCAAACCCCCAGAGAGACTATAGGGCGAAGAATCGGAGTTTGTAGTGATTTTGCAATTTTGACAGCGCAAGTTCTTCTTGATAACAACGTATCCCCTGTTTACATTATCCATACACTGTTTAAGGGTGATATAACTGGAGGGCACGCCACAGCGGCTCTCTTTATAAATGGGACCCTCTGGATATTTGACTGGGGGTCAGCTCCCGTAACTTTTTCCGAGTACTTGGATACAATAGATAGACTTTGGGAAGTTAGAGAAGTTAGGGTATACAGACTTACTGAATCTTCGATAGTCCTAGATAGAGTTTATAAAGGAGAACCTGAGAGCGATGCGTGGAGGTATGTATATACTCTCACCATGCTCATCGGTATCTTCATAATAAAGAGGAGAGAATGGCTGTGGATTTAA
- a CDS encoding pyridoxal phosphate-dependent aminotransferase has translation MIRASKRALSVEYAIRDVVLPARELEKKGIKVIRLNIGDPVKFDFQPPEHMKEAYCKAIKEGHNYYGDSEGLPELRKAIVEREKRKNGVDITPDDVRVTAAVTEALQLIFGALLDPGDEILVPGPSYPPYTGLVKFYGGKPVEYRTIEEEDWQPDIDDIRKKITDRTKAIAVINPNNPTGALYDKKTLEEILNIAGEYEIPVISDEIYDLMTYEGEHISPGSLTKDVPVIVMNGLSKVYFATGWRLGYMYFVDPENKLSEVREAIDRLARIRLCPNTPAQFAAIAGLTGPMDYLKEYMKKLKERRDYIYKRLNEIPGISTTKPQGAFYIFPKIEVGPWKNDKEFVLDVLHNAHVLFVHGSGFGEYGAGHFRAVFLPPIEILEEAMDRFEKFMKERLKE, from the coding sequence ATGATAAGGGCCTCAAAGAGAGCTCTCTCTGTGGAGTATGCTATTAGAGATGTCGTTCTACCTGCAAGGGAACTTGAAAAAAAGGGAATCAAGGTAATTAGGCTAAACATAGGCGATCCTGTAAAGTTCGACTTTCAACCACCCGAGCACATGAAGGAAGCATATTGTAAAGCAATTAAAGAGGGGCACAATTACTATGGAGATAGTGAGGGATTACCCGAGTTAAGAAAAGCTATAGTAGAAAGGGAAAAGAGGAAGAATGGAGTGGACATAACTCCCGATGACGTGAGGGTTACAGCTGCAGTCACTGAAGCTCTCCAGCTAATTTTTGGAGCTCTATTAGACCCAGGAGATGAAATTCTAGTTCCTGGGCCCAGTTATCCTCCCTATACAGGGCTTGTAAAGTTCTACGGTGGAAAGCCTGTGGAATATAGAACTATTGAAGAGGAAGACTGGCAACCTGATATTGACGACATTAGGAAGAAGATAACAGACAGAACAAAAGCTATAGCAGTTATAAACCCCAACAACCCGACTGGAGCGCTCTACGACAAAAAGACACTTGAGGAAATCTTGAACATCGCAGGGGAATATGAAATTCCTGTTATAAGCGACGAGATATACGATTTGATGACATACGAGGGAGAACACATTTCTCCCGGATCATTAACCAAAGATGTTCCTGTAATAGTTATGAACGGATTATCCAAAGTCTACTTTGCCACAGGGTGGAGACTTGGATACATGTACTTTGTCGATCCAGAGAATAAATTGAGTGAGGTCAGAGAGGCAATAGATAGATTGGCAAGGATTAGACTGTGTCCAAATACCCCCGCACAATTCGCAGCTATAGCAGGACTAACGGGCCCAATGGATTATCTCAAAGAATACATGAAAAAGCTCAAGGAGAGAAGAGATTACATCTACAAGAGGCTAAATGAGATCCCAGGAATAAGCACGACAAAACCACAAGGAGCATTTTACATATTCCCCAAGATAGAGGTGGGACCGTGGAAGAATGATAAAGAATTCGTTCTTGACGTTCTCCACAATGCTCACGTTCTATTTGTTCACGGTTCAGGATTTGGAGAGTATGGTGCAGGCCACTTTAGAGCAGTGTTCTTGCCTCCAATAGAAATCCTGGAAGAGGCTATGGATAGATTCGAAAAGTTCATGAAAGAAAGACTGAAAGAATGA